The Fusobacterium necrophorum subsp. necrophorum genome has a window encoding:
- a CDS encoding dTDP-glucose 4,6-dehydratase, whose translation MKTYLVTGGAGFIGTNFVKYMLAKYHNISMVVLDKLTYAGIKENIQKEIDTHKIKFIHGDICDIKLVDDIFQQYEIDYVVNFAAESHVDRSIENPKVFLETNILGTQTLLDAAKKFWTVGKDEKGYPIYKENKKYLQISTDEVYGSLKKDIPDGETLVFHDKELDILLKNRGKVKTFGKTFFTEYTPISPKSPYSTSKASADMLVMAYKETYHMPVNITRCSNNYGPYQFPEKLIPLIIGNILQGKTLPVYGDGMNIRDWLYVEDHCKAIDMVLEKGKLGEVYNVGGFNEEANIIIVKKIIDIISNIMKEETKYRKYLKTDIKNINYDLISFVQDRLGHDTRYAINPGKIVKELGWYPETTFLLGIEKTIRWYLEHTEIYQ comes from the coding sequence ATGAAGACATACCTAGTAACTGGAGGAGCAGGATTTATTGGAACAAATTTTGTAAAATATATGTTAGCAAAATATCATAATATTTCGATGGTTGTTTTGGATAAGTTGACGTATGCAGGGATTAAAGAAAACATACAGAAAGAAATTGATACCCATAAAATTAAATTTATCCATGGAGATATTTGTGATATAAAATTGGTAGATGATATTTTCCAACAGTATGAGATTGATTATGTTGTAAATTTTGCTGCAGAATCTCATGTGGACAGAAGTATAGAAAATCCAAAAGTATTCTTAGAAACAAATATTCTAGGAACTCAAACTCTGTTAGATGCTGCTAAGAAATTTTGGACAGTAGGAAAAGATGAAAAAGGATATCCTATCTATAAAGAAAATAAAAAATATTTGCAGATATCTACAGATGAAGTTTATGGAAGCTTGAAGAAAGACATTCCAGATGGGGAAACTTTAGTATTTCATGACAAAGAATTAGATATCTTATTAAAAAATAGAGGAAAAGTGAAAACATTTGGGAAAACTTTTTTTACAGAATATACACCGATATCTCCAAAGTCGCCTTATTCCACCTCCAAGGCGAGTGCAGATATGTTGGTAATGGCATACAAAGAGACATATCATATGCCAGTGAATATTACGAGATGCTCTAATAACTATGGGCCTTATCAATTCCCAGAAAAATTAATTCCATTAATTATCGGAAATATTCTTCAAGGAAAAACTCTTCCTGTCTATGGAGATGGAATGAATATACGAGATTGGCTATATGTAGAAGATCATTGTAAAGCAATTGATATGGTTTTAGAAAAAGGGAAGCTAGGAGAAGTGTATAATGTGGGAGGCTTTAATGAAGAAGCTAATATTATTATTGTCAAAAAAATCATTGACATTATTTCAAATATTATGAAAGAAGAAACGAAATATCGAAAATATCTAAAAACGGATATCAAAAATATTAACTATGATTTAATTTCTTTTGTACAAGATAGATTAGGTCATGATACGAGGTATGCTATCAATCCCGGTAAAATAGTAAAAGAATTGGGCTGGTATCCAGAAACTACTTTTTTGCTAGGAATAGAGAAAACTATACGATGGTATTTGGAACATACAGAAATATATCAATAA
- a CDS encoding transposase: protein MNLTLERWKKKMSPRIQTTRKTLRKYREYIQNTLETTYTNGPLEGINHFMKSIKPVAFGFHRFSHFWQKILIIQGIAQINPNF, encoded by the coding sequence TTGAATCTTACTTTAGAAAGATGGAAGAAAAAGATGAGTCCTCGTATACAAACGACTAGGAAAACACTTCGAAAATATAGAGAATACATTCAAAATACTTTAGAAACAACTTATACCAATGGACCTTTGGAAGGAATAAATCATTTTATGAAATCCATCAAACCAGTTGCATTTGGCTTCCATAGATTTTCTCATTTTTGGCAGAAAATTCTGATTATACAAGGGATTGCACAAATCAATCCTAATTTTTAA
- a CDS encoding sugar transferase, with protein sequence MYTEEQKEILKVKAGITDYASIYFSKENELLEGKENPEQYYIHEIMPKKIKLNKKYIQEISLMTDIKIIILTIFKILK encoded by the coding sequence TTGTATACAGAAGAACAAAAAGAAATTTTAAAAGTCAAAGCAGGAATTACCGATTATGCTTCTATTTATTTTTCAAAGGAAAATGAATTATTAGAAGGAAAAGAAAATCCTGAACAATACTATATTCATGAAATTATGCCCAAAAAAATCAAGTTAAATAAAAAATATATTCAAGAAATATCTTTGATGACAGATATTAAGATTATTATACTGACCATTTTTAAAATTTTGAAGTAA
- a CDS encoding DegT/DnrJ/EryC1/StrS family aminotransferase — translation MEKKIIQFSPPDITQAEINEVVDTLKSGWITTGPKTKKFEEEISQYCHSDKTVCFNSATAAMELALKLFDIGPGDEVITSVYTYTASASVALHCGAKVVLVDTKKGSFNIDPAAVEKAITAKTKVIIPVDIAGYPADYDEIFEIAERKKSLFRPKKGTYQEKLGRIMILADAAHSFGSIYKGKKVGSVADFTSFSFHAIKNLTTAEGGALTWCHKDWMDSEEAYRQLMLLALHGQNKDALAKMKAGAWKYDIVMPGYKCNMTDIMAAIGLAQLKRYDNEILIKKKELVSWYEKGLKNLEDKLELPVFQEGNTESCRHLYMIRLKNAGEQKRNQVIEKLAEAGIATNVHFQPLPLFTAYKELGFEMKNYPNAYDMYQNEISLPLHDLLVKKDIDYICTLLKNNIESINFKRC, via the coding sequence ATGGAGAAAAAAATTATACAATTTTCACCACCGGATATTACACAAGCAGAAATTAATGAAGTTGTAGATACATTAAAATCAGGTTGGATTACTACAGGACCAAAAACAAAAAAGTTTGAAGAAGAAATTAGTCAATATTGCCATTCCGATAAGACAGTATGTTTCAATTCAGCCACTGCAGCTATGGAATTAGCATTGAAATTATTTGATATAGGGCCTGGGGATGAAGTAATTACTTCCGTTTATACTTATACAGCATCTGCGAGTGTAGCTTTACATTGTGGAGCAAAAGTAGTTTTAGTAGATACCAAAAAAGGAAGTTTTAATATTGATCCAGCTGCTGTTGAAAAAGCAATTACAGCAAAAACAAAAGTAATTATTCCTGTAGATATAGCAGGATATCCCGCTGATTATGATGAAATTTTTGAAATTGCAGAAAGAAAAAAATCATTGTTTCGTCCTAAAAAAGGAACTTATCAAGAAAAATTAGGAAGAATTATGATATTAGCAGATGCTGCTCATTCTTTTGGAAGTATTTATAAAGGAAAAAAAGTGGGAAGTGTAGCAGATTTTACTTCTTTTTCTTTCCATGCCATTAAAAATTTAACAACCGCAGAAGGAGGAGCTTTAACTTGGTGTCATAAGGATTGGATGGATAGTGAAGAAGCATATAGACAATTAATGTTATTAGCACTGCATGGTCAAAATAAAGATGCTCTCGCGAAAATGAAAGCGGGAGCATGGAAGTATGATATTGTAATGCCAGGTTATAAATGTAATATGACAGACATTATGGCAGCCATTGGATTGGCCCAATTAAAAAGATATGATAACGAAATTTTAATCAAAAAGAAAGAGCTGGTATCTTGGTATGAAAAAGGTTTAAAAAATTTAGAAGATAAATTAGAATTACCAGTCTTTCAAGAAGGAAATACAGAAAGTTGTCGACATTTATATATGATTCGTTTGAAAAATGCAGGAGAACAAAAAAGAAATCAAGTCATAGAAAAACTAGCAGAAGCCGGAATTGCTACTAATGTTCATTTTCAACCATTACCCCTTTTCACAGCATATAAGGAGTTAGGTTTTGAAATGAAGAACTATCCTAATGCTTATGACATGTATCAAAACGAGATTTCTTTACCTTTACATGATTTGCTTGTAAAAAAAGATATTGATTACATATGTACGCTGCTTAAAAATAATATTGAGAGTATTAATTTCAAGAGGTGTTAG